In one Rutidosis leptorrhynchoides isolate AG116_Rl617_1_P2 chromosome 8, CSIRO_AGI_Rlap_v1, whole genome shotgun sequence genomic region, the following are encoded:
- the LOC139864181 gene encoding uncharacterized protein, giving the protein MRGQGYDNGANMKGIHNGVQTRFLNENPRAFYTPCGCHSLNLTLCDMANGCVKGKNFFGQIQRIYTIFHNSINRWEILKDNVKDVTLKPLSQTHWKSRVECLKAIKTQLVDIREALLEVGEKDNDAAIASEANLIAEKELGEFDFLVSIVIWYQVLNKVNIVSKKLQSKDMHIEISIKEINSLIEFFKDYRETDFSQAIDEAKEIAFKMNVDSIFTQKPLIHRKKKI; this is encoded by the coding sequence ATGCGTGGTCAAGGATATGATAACGGTGCAAACATGAAAGGAATACATAATGGAGTTCAAACGAGATTTTTAAATGAGAATCCTAGAGCATTTTACACTCCTTGTGGTTGTCACTCACTTAATCTTACGTTATGTGATATGGCTAACGGTTGTGTTAAAGGAAAGAACTTTTTTGGACAGATCCAACGTATATATACTATTTTTCATAATTCTATTAATCGATGGGAAATTTTGAAAGATAATGTTAAAGATGTGACTCTTAAGCCATTGTCTCAAACTCATTGGAAAAGTCGTGTTGAGTGTCTTAAAGCTATTAAAACACAACTTGTTGACATACGAGAAGCTTTACTTGAGGTTGGAGAAAAAGATAATGATGCTGCAATTGCTAGTGAAGCAAATTTAATAGCAGAAAAAGAACTTGGTGAATTTGACTTTTTAGTATCAATTGTGATTTGGTATCAAGTATTAAACAAGGTGAACATTGTGAGCAAAAAGTTACAATCAAAAGATATGCATATCGAGATTTCTATTAAAGAAATAAACAGTTTGATTGAATTCTTCAAGGATTATAGAGAAACTGATTTTTCACAAGCAATTGATGAAGCTAAGGAGATTGCATTTAAAATGAATGTTGACTCAATATTTACACAAAAACCTTTGATTCATAGGAAAAAAAAGATTTGA